The Mercenaria mercenaria strain notata chromosome 6, MADL_Memer_1, whole genome shotgun sequence genome contains the following window.
TTATGGAGAATATCTAATAGCATGGAAATTGCTGATATTCTCATTACGGGTCCATAACCTTAGTCAGTTTTATGGCCAAGCACTTGTGCAGCAAAATATGGATGCTTGAGTTTGGGTAGCTAGTCTGGAATCCGTTTTCTGTACTTTTAAAAGTGGACTGGAACAAAGGAATAGGGCTTCACTCTACAATCAATTCCAGTTCCCAAAAATAACACCAGCTTGAAGCTTACTcccttttaagtatttttttctggtgAAATATTATTCTACagtgagaaaaaaataaaatgagagGCAAGAGAAATAAGCAAAATAAGCAAAATAAGCAAAAGTGAGCATCTAGCTAGAAGTACAAGAATAGATAAGAACAATAATACAGGATCCAAAGTACAGGCATAAATGCCTGCAGTGATCATTATCATCTGAAAAAGAGAACAGGTGTAAAAACAGTTGAATGAACTAAGGTATACGgagtaaaaaacaacaaatgattATAATTACAGTTAACAAAAGCTACTTTAGCAGCAAGTAGCAAGTAGTAacctgtttatatttttacatgatgCACTATTATTCTTGCTGTTGAGAGCTACCGTAGCCCGGCAGGCTTAACTTCACTTAATGCAGGAGATACGGTAGTaggatttgaaaattccacaaaattGCACTGAAACTAGGATGagacaaaattataaaaaatacaattttgggAAATGTTAAGGAAAAGTAGAACGAATATATTACATTTACTTAGaatttgtactacatatacatcTATAACTTCATTGCATGTTTTTTTCAGCCTGCCAATTTAGTTGCTTTCATCATAAAAAGGAGTAAAACttcggtttcaggacactaaattttaagGCCAAACTGGTACAAGTTGTACACATAGTGATACCTGTCCCTTATTATCTGCAAGTAACAGACCTAAAAAGAAAACTGAGGTAAACAATGGTGGTGAGAAAAGCGTTGCATTTCCCCTTTCTTTTTTGCTAACCTGATCTGAATCTAGATGGATGGATAACTGTTTCTGTTTTGACTGACTTTCAATACCTTAGGTAAAGGATTTTAGATCCAGCTGTCTCTATGGAGCAACGAAAATCGATTCtagcattcatttattttacagaaCAATACACCTCTAGATAGTTCCGAAGTGCGCATGCGCATACTCTTAGTTCAGCTAGAGTTATCCTTCTTTATTATCgagtaaaaaaaatacaacaatggCTTTCACCTGCGCTGTTAAAAATTGTTCTAACGGCGGATATTGGCTAAACAAGTGGAAGAAGCAGCTTTGTACTGTTTGTGGCTGTCTTCATAGTGAGAAACATTGCAAATGCAATCCTCCTTTCAGGTAAATATCGTATCTATTTTCGAAAAACTGGTTGTAAACACGAAACAcgcggtgggtggggtaatgcGGAAATGAAATTCTTCCGTCTACTTTCTTTGTTAGAATGCATAATTATCCGGTACAAGTATTATATGTTCACTTTTTTTAAAGACTGTCGTGTATGACATCGTGCAGTATCAATATTTTATCTTGGAAATGTGACAAAAGTTATAAATCGGATCATGTTCCAGATGAAATTTTACATGTCAACACATAATGTGAACAATTTGACCTGCATGACGTacgtttttattttaatatgatgATGTCTCTGGGTGAAAAAAATGTGTAGCCTGACAAAGACTGGTGCCCAGACTGGCCAAAAACTCGAAAACAGGACCAGGCAAATGCTTTACTGAGCCGGTCTCTTACAGCTACATCATCTCCCAATTTTATAATAGAAGTATCTAGCCATCTGGTAACCAGAGGCCTAGTCTGCGTTCTAACCGTCCGGTAACcgtcacctactgacctagcccATCCGCTTTGGTTTTCCCATCTGTCCAGTAATCAATCTATCAGTGAATTATGAATTTTTCTGTtggaatttttttatgaaatgtcatcaaataattatttttttacaccAGAGCGTTTACTTGTTgagaaatagaaatttaaaacatatatctaACTAAGCATAGTATATGGATGAGTGTATATATTGCTATGTTTTGCAAGcagaatttgataaattaatttattacacttcaatctcaaaataaattttttaccaGACTGCTAGAAGGCTGACTAGGTTACGGTTAATGGACGGCTACACATTTCATTTCATAATTTAGTAATATACCATGACTTCCCATGTATTGCGGAGCATTTATGGTCATGACCCAAGTTAGGCAAAATATGCAAACAGGTGAAAAAATGGATGTGCTACCTAATAGGGACTCAAACCCAGGGTCTTTTGCTTACAGGCTGAAGGCAAATGCTCTTATTGACTCAGCTACCCGGTTGCTGATGCATTTTcttcctttttcaaaattaagtCATGAAATGTGAAGATGTAGATTACCTATTTActtaagttttcatattttatttgtgtaaGGACAAagtgtatatttctttttatttatttttcaggctTTTCAGTTTTCCGACTCAAAAGAGAAACCCAGAGGGACGCCTGAGATGGAAACAACTTGTAAATCGAACCAATGGCAACAAAATGTGGTCACCCTCGAAGGATTCAAGGGTCTGCAGTAAACATTTTCTTGAAGGGGAACCAACGCTACAGAATCCTTTTCCAACTCTGCATTTGGGGTACGATGGATTTGAGTCCAAGGTGAAAAGGATAATGTTCTTTAGAGATGAAAGTGATTCATCATGCAAGGTCACTTACATGACTGTGGATGATCCACAATACACAGCAAGTCCCTATCACCCTGATCCACCGGTCGAAATGCTATCATTAAAAGTTGAGTTTCCGTGGCAGCTCACTCTGTTAGCTGTGATAAATATGCTGTTACAGACACTTGCAATTGTTAATAAACGACTTCAGTCTGTTAAAAGTGAAAACACGCGTCTGAAACAAGAAATTGCACTCTTGAAAAGAAAACGTTATGTTGACAGTATTTTGAAGAGCGATGAGGATGTGAATTATTTTACCGGATTGCCATCAAAATCAGTCTTTGAGAAATTCCATAAGGTTATAGCCCCATTGGTAAATAGGCGTTGGCTTGGAGTGAAAGGTGGACTACAACATGTAAGGAAGTTTGCAAATGAACCAAGCCGGTTTGGTCCAGAAAGAAAACTGTCATCCAGGGCCGAGTTTTTATTGACTTTAATGCGCCTTCGTCTTGGTCTTTTGGGAAAAGATTTAGCTGTGCGATTTGACATTTCTGAATCACTTTGTGGAAGGATATTCCTTGCTTGGCTGCAAGTTCTTGTGGCTTGTGCACCAAATAGTGCTATTGTTTTCATATCAGCCGCTTACACTGGACGAATGTCAGACAAACAAGTCACTTTAGATAGTGGGTTTCTGGACCATATTCCACAATATTCTGTTATAATGGCCGATAAAGGCTTTAACATAAATCATGAATGTGCCATGCGAAATATCTCTCTGTATGTTCCACCAGGTAGGAGAGGACAGTCCCAAATGCATGAAGCTGCagtgagaaaaacaaaaaaaattgcaaacaCTAGGATTCTTATAGAACAAGTTATTCGCCGCTTGAAGACTTTTAGAATCATTCAAAGTGAGCTTCCTATAACACTTATATCCCATGTAGATGACATTATCAAAGTCTGTGCTGGAATAAGCAATACAAAAGggccaatatataagtaaacTTTCTGGTTTGTTGTGTTCAAAATTAGTGATGTCAGAATGCATATATATCAATGAGGTCATGACACGATTGCCTACATTGTAGTTTAATGTACAACTGCATAATGCAAAACTGTTTTAACGGATTATATAGCGAACAGTAaggatcttgatcagactgcacacatacatgtatgatATCTGCTCATGACGCAgttcattttgtaaaaagtgtTATGGTCTACAGCAtttattattgtaaattttaatttcagacaCCATTGTTGTAATATGTACAACTGCATAACGAAAAACTTTTTTAACTGATTATATAGCGAACAGTAaggatcttgatcagactgcacagatacaTGTATGATATTTGCTCATAACGcagttcattttgtaaaaattgttaTGTACTATAGCATTTATTATTGCAAATTTTAATTTCAGACACTGTCTATATTTATCAAACTCAGGtttattgatttgaaaaataaaactgtctaGTTCATGTTTTGTGATAATTATTATAATCCTTTTTAACTGTTACCAAGGGAAGATTTTATTGTTTCGGTCGAAGAATTTTGGTCTTGTTCtagtacagtaaaacctgctcTATTGGTCACCTAATGGTGACACTGGTCCCTGGACGTTAACAAAAgcgaaataaagaaataatgcatAATAGGCTTTAATATCATGCAAAAAAGAaggaacaataaaatatttacaatcagCATTATCTGAAATCCAGATTCTATTCAATTTATGAGTTCCTTTTCTGCCTTTTTTTCCTGAACATTAGTCATTACATATTTAATCTATTTTCAGTATCACTTTTTTCCTGTAAAATTCTGTGAGTCAGGAGTCTGTTAATAATAAAATTGTCCCAGAACCAAgatacattttgaacaatttcatTAAATGTGGTGGAGTCAAAATTTATTCTCAAACTCAAACTTCCATGGTAGGTAAATATATACAAGTCACAAAAGTTCCTTTTAGTTATACCCATCTGTCCTTGAACTTGGTAAAAATAGGGATGGTTTCTTTTTAAGGACATTACACCGTCTTTAACGATAAGGTAAGGGACATTGTCGGCTGATGGTTTGTTGGTCTTTAATAGACTCTGGGCATTTGACTTCACAAAGGCCATCTCGCAACAAACACAGGACACGAATAGTCTGGCGAAGCTGCCATGAATGGCCGATCCTTGTCTAAATTATCCAGAGTCTGACGACTGGAACCTTTTATGAACCTTCTTCATTTCAACTGGTAATTTCTTTTCGCAACGGTTCCAAAGAAATACCGTGCTTCATGCATGGGTTTGGATGCCCTCGGTTGTTCCCATTACAAGTTTTATCACAGATGTTGGGTCCTCGGAGGAATCTTTTTTCAGAGACGAAGCGCGCTTACATATTCTGTGAAAATTGCTTGCGGTGACACGACCTCTGCGGTGCTCCTTCCATGACTCAGACTTACTTTGCGATACTGTGTCTCGATTCAAAGAGTCAATCTCGTCTTGCGTGACACACATCTGTTTTTTAAATTCAGCTTGTTTTGCACATTCAGGAATATCTAGAGATTCCACTCTTTTGCTTAATTCATTTAAAGTTGGTGGtaattttaatttaacattttcagcTTCAGAtggattttttaactttttcttatTCATAAGAAGCATGAAGCACGAGTTTGGCATATCTTCGGCTAACAGTTCTTTCAATTCATTCCTTAACTTTTCACCGTCTTCAACTTTGTTTTGTTGGCTCTTATTCAATGGTGTGAagttaagtttttttatattagTCTCATTTTCTTTGTCTTTGTTGCGTGGTAGTTGTGTGTATTTTGCTTTCTTCCATGTAAAATCTCTCGCTTTTCCCATTTTTACGGTGGTTTTCTTTTTGGAACAGTCCATTCACAGGCTTTGCTTGTAGAGGTTGGACGCGTCATTCCTGTCTTGACAGCATATTCCATTCTGAAAAGGACACCGGCAATATGGTTGCACGAACCCATCATTCCAGCTGTACATGAACAATACGCATTTAAAACTTGACCGCCTGGTACAGTGTTCTTGTCCTTTCGTATCACTATCCATACATCGTACGCTTTGTTATTCACTGCTTGAGATGGAGTGACCTTTGATTTGATAATgcatttgtcagaatgttcacctaagTCATGATAATGTACTTCTTTTACCCACTCACTTGAAAAGTACCTGTACGCTTTGCCTTCTTTATATTCATTCAGCAAACGTTTCATTAATGTTTCTGGGTTTTTGGTGTTTAAATAGTCAGAAATGTCAGTGATATATACGGATGGCCATTTAGGACGACCAAGCTTTTCCGTCAACCAACCATTTTTGATCGAGATCGGATCGGGTATAATTTCCCCTTCTACCACTAGCTTTCCTTGATATTCCGCAAGCAAACGTCTTTGCTCCTGCTCTGCACTCACATCCACCGTAATGTTCTCCTCCCAGCAACAAAAGGCTCTGAAAAAACAAAGCAGTTATTTAGTCATGACTGacttgttgttttcttcacaaaacaataaaaaatctactttcgttttgtaTTCATGACAtgtgtactttcgttttctattcatcacatgtttaaatttctactttcgttttcaatttcatgaagaaaaaaagtGAACAACGCGTGACAAATCAGCTAGTATAATTAAAAAAACGTTTACTTAAATCCATTTTGTAGCAAACAATCATTTTACACAAACAAACATTGTATTTAAAGAAGTGCATACATGTCCAGACTCCCAATATATAcagtacaatgtacatgtagGCATTCCTTCGACGGCATGCTAAAACTCCAATATTTGAAGTATTCAGTCATTCAGATTTATCTTGCATACATTCAGTTCGGGAAGACATAATTACACTATgtttaaaacatcataaaatgacGTTATTAAACCACACAGAACTGGTGTGTACTTAAAGTAGTTATACATATAGACATCGTAAACTCGCTTGTCAGTTTTGACTTACCTTGCGGCTATTTCGTCAAAATTTCCTTTGATCGAtttatttctcattgataaaaacaCCCGTAAGGCGTTCGTGGACCATAATTTAAACTTCTCAAGCGTCATATCACTTAAATCTGCCATTATCAAAGTCAAAAACCAACAAATTCTACAGAGTAGCTTTCAACACTTCATTAGGCAATATCCAATATGGCGGACTATTGATTTTTTACTCGAACATCCGGGTACTTGATCGTTTATCGATCGAGCGCTCGAAACTGTCTAGACGTGTATTATTTATTTGTGGGAAactttagttctataaacatcttGAATAACCAAGCgaatataaatgcattttaaatgCCCACTTAAGTGGCAGCCGCCAGTCTTGTATTGTGGCCTGGAGTTTTACcaggtttttatcataaaaaacatCAGAATcagcaggctgaaaatgtcataGTGCTATTAAATACATCCGCTCTACACTTGCCtgacatttctcaaaattggcctttttaagattttcttctcaccgatttgtggaattttcaaattcacTGTCCCTTAGCCCAATCATTATGTACAGTCTTAGAGGCCATACAGCAGTTTAATAATAATACAACGAAactcataaaaatttaattttagtttatacatgGACAGAGCTTCAGAATATAATCCTTGTAATTACATAATtgtattaacaagagctgtcggatgacagcgcgctcaactattcgaaaaaCTGATacaagaatggggtcaaaatattaccatagattttctgaaaaaagaaataatgtattaaacacaaaaatgttcctgtacTTGTGAATTTttattagtcttgcactaaatggcaatgtgtgaccatgatggcaaatatgttatgttatatgttaggcaaaatatggacttgtatgaaaaatttaacacaatttctaagtccaaaaagggccataactcagtcaaaaaagttgacagagttatgtactctcgcCTACATAAtagaaatcatgttgataaactagtgttaaaagtttcaaagctgggatccggacatttgccccccaggacatttgccccccaataaaaaagtggactgctggacatttgccccccagttgaaatgatagataggacatttgccccctagtgcttatttctgaaacagaCATTTGTCCCCCAGTGACTTTTTAGGAACTTCGTACAAGACATTCTTCATATTTTAGGGTacaatatctttgttttatacaatattGTAGTAGATAATAGCCAAATTAACAAGTTCGAGTGTTAAAACATtgcactaattaagaaattataacgCTGTTATAAGCActtttattactcaataataTGCTATTATTTATCTTAACACCTAAAAGtaataaacatatttatcaaattataattaataaaacagtttttttttttactgaaaattgccttttagagtaattttgataataaaacaacaacaaatacagttatatatactggcatattggacaaaaatattggggggcaaatgtccattccaaaaataagctatggggggcaaatgtcctatctgccatttcatgtggggggcaaatgtccagtagttcattttttcattggggggcaaatgtcctgggggcaaatgtcctacaatcttCAAAGctacagttcaaatagttttgacaaaacgcggACTTGTaagaaaacctgaaaaaaaattcaaagttcaaaaagggccataattcagccaaaacagttgtcagagttatgtactcttgcctacagatggaaatcatgatgtttaaagtttaaaagccatatgtcaaataattttgacaaaacgtggacatgtacgaaaacagaaccaatttccaaataCAAAAatgaccataattcagccaaaattgatgacagagttatgtactcttgtctactgaTAGATACTATTATaatgaacaagttataaaagtttcaaagccatatgtcaaacactatacacaaaatatgaactggtacaaaaaatttaacaaagatttctaagtcaaaaggggccataattcagccaatatccttgatggagttatgtactcttgcctataactgaacatggtaatggttaacaagtgttgaaagtttcaaagctttatctcaaaagactttgtcaaaatgtggactggtacgaaacacttaaccaagatttctaagtcaaaaaggggtcataattcagccaaaatcctagatggagttacgtactcttgcctataactggacatggtgatggtaaacaagtgttgaaagtttcaaagctttatctcaaaagactttgtcaaaatgtggactggtacgaaaaacttaaccaagatttctaagtcaaaaaggggccataattcagccaaaatcctagatggagttacgtactcttgcctataactggacatggtgatggtaaacaagtgctgaaagtttcaaagctttatctcaaaagactttgtcaaaatatgaactggtacgaaaaacttaaccaagatttctaagtcaaaaggggccataattcattcaaaatgcttgacagagttatgtactcttgcc
Protein-coding sequences here:
- the LOC128557640 gene encoding uncharacterized protein LOC128557640 isoform X2; its protein translation is MTEYFKYWSFSMPSKECLHVHCTVYIGSLDIAFCCWEENITVDVSAEQEQRRLLAEYQGKLVVEGEIIPDPISIKNGWLTEKLGRPKWPSVYITDISDYLNTKNPETLMKRLLNEYKEGKAYRYFSSEWVKEVHYHDLGEHSDKCIIKSKVTPSQAVNNKAYDVWIVIRKDKNTVPGGQVLNAYCSCTAGMMGSCNHIAGVLFRMEYAVKTGMTRPTSTSKACEWTVPKRKPP
- the LOC128557640 gene encoding uncharacterized protein LOC128557640 isoform X1, yielding MADLSDMTLEKFKLWSTNALRVFLSMRNKSIKGNFDEIAARAFCCWEENITVDVSAEQEQRRLLAEYQGKLVVEGEIIPDPISIKNGWLTEKLGRPKWPSVYITDISDYLNTKNPETLMKRLLNEYKEGKAYRYFSSEWVKEVHYHDLGEHSDKCIIKSKVTPSQAVNNKAYDVWIVIRKDKNTVPGGQVLNAYCSCTAGMMGSCNHIAGVLFRMEYAVKTGMTRPTSTSKACEWTVPKRKPP